The Rhizobium leguminosarum region GAATGCGCGGTTTGCCGTAAATATTAGAAGAGACACTCGGCATAGTTCGCCGGTCGGCATAAACGGCAAAGATGAATGCAGTCGATCCGCAAGCTTGGTTGACCCAGACGCTTGAGCGCCTTGCGAATGGATGGCCCAGCAGTGAAATCGACGCGCTCATGCCATGGAACTACGCCGCCTGAACGGCCCCGGCTTGTCGCTTACGGTCTGCACGCTCAAAGCGCGAACAATCACCTTTTCCAGACTGTATGTTTGCGTCTAGCCATCGCTATTTTCCAACCTATATCCAACTCCCCGGACAGTGACCAGCATACAACTAGCGCCTGCGGCCTCTAGTTTGGATCTCAAATTGCACATATGAGAGTCAATGGTTCGATCGAGAGGCCCATCGCCTGGATAACATTTGTCAATCAGGTGACTACGTTCGAACACACGGCCGGGGGTACGGGCCAAACAATCGATCAGGCTGAACTCCTTTAGAGTCAGATTCAGGTCTTTTTGTCCGGTCGGTTGATCTACCGATGCCGTGTGTGCGGAGTAGTCGACTATCAGGTTTCCAACGCGGATTAGCTGATTGGCGGTTCGATCAACGCCTCTCTTTAGCACCGTGCTGACACGGGCTACCAGCACATCCGGATGGAACGGTTTGGTAACGTAATCATCCGATCCGACTCGAAAGCCCTGCAGTTCGTCAATAATTTCACGCCTTCCCGTCACAAGAATCACCCGCGTATTGCCGAGACGCCTGATTTCAGCCAGCACCTCATAGCCGTTCTGGTCGGGCAACGTGATGTCGAGAAGTACGAGATCGGGTTTCAGCTTCCGGTAGTGCTCGAGGCCAATTTTTGCATTGGGAGCATCCACTGTCCTAAAACCTTCTCTCCGAAGGTACCTGTGCATTAGATCGCGAGTTTCCGGCTCGTCTTCAATGATGAGGATCAAGTCATTGCTCATGGCTGTAACTCCTAACAGTTCTGGATTGCGAATAAGCATCGAGCCTGTCGCTCAACCGTAGGGCCGAATCGCTCAATCTCGGTACGTATTAGCTTACCTTATGGGACCGCACGTGGGCGTCAACCTTAGGAGAAAGTCGTCGAACACTGCTGACGGCATCGAAAACTTAACGGATGAAAGGCCAGCGAAAGACGCCATCCGCAGATATCTCTCATGCTCGGGCAATTTTCGCCCACAGGCTCATCGCCGCCGTGCGCAGTTCGCGATGGTGGCCGGAAGAGATGTCGTGGCGCGGGATTTGAAATAGGTTGGCGATCGGATCATGGATGGAGACGAAGCGTTGTAGATGTCGCTGTGACTTGAAGCGCTTCATGATCCGCTCTCGCCGCCGGACTGGCTGGTGAGAATTCTCCGCCCGATTATTCAACCCTTTGTGGGAGCGATGCTCTACACCCGGCATGATCTCTCGCTTTGCTGCGCCGTAGGACCCCAGCTTGTCGGTGATCATCGCACGCGGCGACCGTCCCTGACCCTTCAAGAGCTTGCGCATCAGGCGCTTGGCGGCCTTTGCATTGCGGCGGCTTTGTACGAGAACCTCCAAGACGAAACCGTCCTGATCAACTGCGCGCCACAGCCAATGCTTCTTGCCACGGATTGAAATAACGGCTTCATCGAGAAGCCATATGTGGACGGCCCCCTCCTTGCAAGAACTCTTTGATGAGTTGATCGGATCTCTTGCGTTCATATGTCCGGCCTTTTGTTGCGTTCACACATGAACGCTGGCCAAGATGGGTTCCGCGACGTGGGTTCCAAACACTTGATCGGCCTCGTTGGGCCACTGGCATCTACGGATGTGTACCGCGTCTCGGATCGATCGATCACACCATCTAATCGTTTCCTGCAAGTTCACGCATCAGCTCAGCACGGTAGCGTCTGTATCCTGCTCACCGTGACCGACTGATCTCTTCACGCCGCGCAGGCCAGAGCCGGGCGCGCAGCATTGCCCTTGTAAGCCTCGCCGGTCACCATCATTTTCCAGGCGATCCTGGCGATCTTGTTGGCCAACGCGACAGCCGCGAGTTTTGGGGCCTTGCGCTTGAGCAACTCGATGAGCCAGAGCGAAGCGTTCCTGCCTCTTCCCGCTCTCACCTGTCGAAGCAACGAGGTCGCACCCACGACCAATGTTTTGCGCAATGCCTCATCGCCGGCCCTCGTAATGATACCGAGCCTGACTTTGCCAGCAGTCGAATGATCCTTGGGCGTCAGGCCCATC contains the following coding sequences:
- a CDS encoding response regulator transcription factor, giving the protein MSNDLILIIEDEPETRDLMHRYLRREGFRTVDAPNAKIGLEHYRKLKPDLVLLDITLPDQNGYEVLAEIRRLGNTRVILVTGRREIIDELQGFRVGSDDYVTKPFHPDVLVARVSTVLKRGVDRTANQLIRVGNLIVDYSAHTASVDQPTGQKDLNLTLKEFSLIDCLARTPGRVFERSHLIDKCYPGDGPLDRTIDSHMCNLRSKLEAAGASCMLVTVRGVGYRLENSDG